In Blastococcus saxobsidens DD2, the genomic stretch CTGCTGCTCCTGTTCATCGACGACCCCGACGACTACGAGCAGTGGAACCGGAATGCCCTGCGCATCGCGGGCGGGCTGCTGAGCCTCGCGGCGTTCATCGTGCTCTTCGAGACGATCGGCTTCGTCATCCCCGCCTTCCTCATGCTGCTCCTCTGGCTGCGGCTGTTCGCCAAGGAGCCGTGGCGCTGGGCCGTCCCGCTGGCGGTCGGCGGCGCGCTGGTGTTCTACCTGCTGTTCGACGTGGCACTGGCCGTGCCCTTCCCCGACGGCATCCTCTTCGCGGGAACGGGGCGCTGACGTGGGAATCCTCGACGGGATCAGCCAGGGCTTCGCCGTCGCCCTCGACCCGGTCAACCTGCTCTACGTCTTCCTCGGCGTCCTGATCGGCACGGTCATCGGCGTGCTGCCGGGCCTCGGGCCGACGGCGACCATCGCCCTGCTGCTGCCGCTGACCTACGAGGTCGAGCCCGTCACCGCGGTCATCCTGCTGGCGGGCATCTACTACGGGTCGATGTACGGCGGCACGATCACCTCGG encodes the following:
- a CDS encoding tripartite tricarboxylate transporter TctB family protein; amino-acid sequence: MSKHLHRLAPALLLVFGLAAMYGAYQLGLGELQAPGSGLWPFIVASLMALTALLLLFIDDPDDYEQWNRNALRIAGGLLSLAAFIVLFETIGFVIPAFLMLLLWLRLFAKEPWRWAVPLAVGGALVFYLLFDVALAVPFPDGILFAGTGR